The DNA window AGATGATTACAAAAAGCAGAAACATAAAAACCAACAAGATAAAAAGCTGCATCTCTCATGTGCATTATACAATACCACGTTGTGGATTGTACTTTTCATATGACATCCACCTGCattcaaataattcaaaatatttcACTAAATCCCTGAAAGCAGCATGACAGccagagagaggagctgtggCCGACAACCCTACAGTAAATCTGAGGATTTGTACCCAGATTACGCAAAATATGTTATGTAATCAAAAATATAGAGCATTTAAAGCCCACACAGACTCAAGCAGCTATGTGGTGGATGCTGTTTTTTTACCAGCCGAGGCACGAATGTGGATACACATCTCAACATAGCTGGCATACCTGACATACTGCAGGTATGTGGTGTGTGGGGGCACCCACACCCAGACCCCTCTGCTCTGATCAAGAGGCAGATTTTCATTGAGAggtaagagggagagagagagtgagagagagagagagagagagagagagagagagagagagggagggatgcaGACTGATGTGCAGTTTCTGTATGACTCATTGAGAACATGGTGCCCTTCTCCTGCTCTTCCATCTGCACAGGTGGAATCTATCCAGTgagatcatgtgtgtgtgtgtgtgtgtttgtgtggaggatAAAGATGTTCCAGGCATGTggagcatgtttgttttttcctctcctgcaggtcaggtgtgtgtgtttaatcaggCAGAGGTAAATCTAGACGGACTGATAGTGTGCACATTTAGAAATATTCCTCTTCTCGGCTCCTGTCTGCTTGTTATCAGTTTGTTTGTGCGTCCACTGGAATGTAAAGGGTGGTTCTGTGTACGTGACGGGAGGATGTTTGAGAGTGAGAATGTTCTAGGtgggatatgtgtgtgtgtgtttgttgaatgGCATGAGGAATTTGTTGCTAAGACAAACTCCTCTGACATCTCTGTGGTcagctctcctcttcctcctcttgcttGTGATGACGAGGTCAAATGCCTGCCATGATTTCATTAGTGTGATAATTCCTCTGCAGGGAGAGGAACAAGAgttatgtacacacacacacacacacacacacactcacacacagatagacTGTGGGAGAGATGCAGCAGTTTACACTGTGGTAATATGGTGCCTGCATGGGCCTGAGATGAGCTCCTTATATAACCAGAGAGAGGGCTTGTGttgatgaggaggaggctgcgCCAAAGTGGGCCCATCAGCGGGTCGTCTGCATCAGTTATCAACCCTTTTCATAGCACTGTCACCAAATTAGAGGGTAATTTTAGCTGCTTCATCTCCCCCAGGCTCAAAGGCTCCTCTCATGCAGTCTGGCTGCTTTATCAACTCAAACCTATCAGCCAAGATCAGACTAAAGTATTCTCACAAAAGCATTTTACAAGCACACAAACCACCTGGACGTATAATatctgagagaaagaaagagagagagatgattatGTGAATTTCTTTAACGGGAAAACAATGCTGGATTTACTATACATCACCATTTAagtaaaaaattgaaaaatctGATAATCATAGGATTAAGCGGAACATATCTTATGTAATTTAAAGTATGAacttttttggtttttttgatcagtcaaatttgtttttattctgatttgTTCTGTCATGTTATTTTTGAACCATACACACTGATGACAAATAATCTGCAATAACAGTGGAAGGTGTATGATGTgtattatgtaaataaaattcACCATCATCTTGGATTATTCTCTGGTGATGCAGGAAAGATTTGGTCTCACAAGTGAAGCCATAACTGTATTCTTCAGTTCTAGCTTGGGCCTGTTAGGTAATCATATAAACATTCTTGATGGTGGTTTCTCAAAAATGTCTTGCATAAATATCCTCTGACAGCAGTAAGAAGGGATGCACCTGGGTGGTTTTGTCTCTGATTCCTCTGCAAAATGTCTGTGAAATTGTTGCATGCAGTGAGATgagaaagaagaaggaggaTGTTTTAAGGAGAAGTGTTGCAGCACTGCAGGGATGCAGAAACACAGTtggtgactctgtgtgtgtgagtgtggaaatACGTCTAGAGCTTTGcgcagaaagaagagagaggagaaacaaacaCCTTCCTCAGCATCACATGTATGTGCTCAGTGCGTCACGTGAAAATAATGGACCTATCCACTCTGGTCTGGTACATCTCTCTCATTCAATCTTCAGCACAGGTTGGGGGCAGGAAACCACTGAGAGGTGCATGGACAAACAAACCATAAATAGAAACCAGGACCAGTACTGTGCtcactccctctttctttctttctctcctcctcaccatgTAGGTCACCTCCTCTGCTcagttcttttatttctctctctcgaATGAATCATCGCTCATGACAGCCGCTGAATGAGAGATGTGTCATCCTCCCTTTTGTGTTGTTTGGCAGCTATTGTTTTGGTCATGCTAAAAACTCATCCTCTCTAATAAACCCACACACAGTACGACACAAGCTCTGCATGCAGAATTAAAAACCTGTTCCCACTCAGGCCAGAGTGGAACTGACGCAACTCGCGAGGTGATTGAGTGTTGACAGGAAGCAGGAGCCATGACGGGAGCAGGGCTGCAGCGTGTGTCACAATTACCTGCTCTGAAAAGACAGTGTGTGGTAGACGTTAGCTTCCGGTTGTTTGTCAATATAGTCTTTTAGTTCAGTTTATCTTAAATCCTGGATTAAGGCtagatttttatatatttgtgtgtcttGCTTGTGTTCAGGAAAAGATGATTTCCAAACCAAGTACATTATATCATCAGCAGAACGATCGAACTACAGAGCAAAAAAATCCTAACCCTCTTTCCAGAAATGCTGCAGTGGAAAGGGAGGACGCTGCAGGTTCAGTATGATTGACACATTCCCAAGTATAGTCCCTGAATGGCTCCCATATTTTTCCACCACTGTTCATGTTGGGATGGTCTAAACCATAGACTGTCTATAAAGGTGGACAACACGGCTCCACCTCCTgtcaaagccaaaatatctcgaATGAGAATCCACAGTTGATTGGGGGATGGAGCAGTGGCAGCAAAATTCCCACATGCACACGACCAAGGcagactcagctgtcaatcatgacatcaaacttaatgagaaaaatgaacacatatgtcagtgtgataagaactggTTGGTTTGaagagtctgtctgtgtggagtttacatgTTTTCCACGGGTCTGCATGGAGTTTCTCCGACTGGGCATGCAGACTATAGTTGGGAGATTaagactctaaattgtctgtgggtgtgaatgtgagtaaAAGCAggtgtatgttggccctgctaTAAATTAGCAACTGCCACTTGTCTGatgtcaactgggattggctccgtACCCCCCATGATGGAAGgatgaaaaacattgtgtttatcAGAGCagaaatttgtattttatattaaaaagtttccttttttcctgttttcacagGTGAATTGACCAAAGGACAGATATCAAGTCGGACTCGCTGAAAGAGGGAGACAAGCACAGAGGCATCTTTCTGACCGTTACCacttctgctgctcagctgagagggaaaaaacacCCTTCACTCCCACCTTAGAGGAATTCAGGATTGTTGGAGCTCATTCCAGCAGCTTTCTGGAGCATTATAGGAACAAGAGAAGACCTCCCTCCCTCTTATCACCGAGCCGCTGGGAGGGGTCGCACAGGGTCACCTGACCAAACTGGACCACGAGCAATGAGAAAGAGGTTGTAGCCAAACACAGGTAGTTCAGCGAGTGTTTTAAGTGAGACACATGAAAAGGGGAGAGAGTTTCTTGGCAGGCCACAGGATCTCGTAAAAGACAACAATACGTCTTGGACCTTTCTGAACTGCCTGCATTCAACCCCCCACTCCCTCCCCCACTCTGTGAACGCAGAAACCCCCCATcctgtactgtatgtatatatgtgagCATCTGTGTGCATATGAGATTATTTATTGATGTTCACCGAGTGAGAACATATCTTTGTGCTGAAGTTCTAActgtcaatgtgtgtgaatatatgtTTCTGTAACTAGACGTCAGAGACAGCACAAGAATCAATCTTAAAGTCATCAACACTGGTTCGGTTCTGTAAGCCGGACTGTTAAATCATCCACTTATAAGCTGTGACAGAGTGAGAGCTGCAGGTTGTGCTGCTCTGGCGGAGCTCCACTATCTGTCTTCCCCTCATAAAGACTCAGGCTGACAGGAGCGTACACCAGGGGGGGTCTCTGAGGGAAAACATGGAGGCAACCATCCGTCCCCATGTCCCTTCAAATGGCTGACTTCAGAGAAGGAGCCCAATCCGTTTCCCCCTGAGCAGAACCAGGCAGAGGCATCCAGCGctgatctctctctcaccaccacctccacgAAACGTGCGGATGTCCTGCCTCAGGCGTCAGCCCGTCACCATCCCTATGGACACCGTCAAGATCATCCAGTCGGAGAAGTTCCCCAGAGAGTGCCCCGTGCCCGTCACGCAGCCACGCTATGCCCCGCCACCCAGAGTGGCGTGGGACGGCGGAGGCGAGGGCGAGATAATCGTCAACCAGGCCTGCAGCGACCTGACCCTGGACATAGCAGTGTCTCCCAGGCCGATGGTGTCCACCCCGGCCCCTGTGACGCGCAGGGAGCAGAGCTTCCTGGCGCAGCGCAAAACCAGTGCCAATGAAATCTGCTACCACCAGTTCCAGTACAAGATGGAGGACGTCATAGTCAACCAGTACGTGCTgcgctcctcctccacctcctcttccacttcctcctcttccacttgCTCGGGACCCGTCATGCCCTGCGAGCCCCTGGACTGCCCCACCTGCGGCCACACCTACAACTTCGCCGGCAAGCGTCCGCGTATCCTCTCCTGCCTGCACTCGGTGTGCGAGGAGTGCCTGCAGATCCTTTACGAGTCCTGTCCCAAGTACAAGTTCATCTCCTGCCCCACCTGCCGGCGCGAGACGGTGCTTTTCACTGACTATGGCCTGGCTGCTCTGGCCATCAACACCAGCATCCTGAGCCGCTTGCCCTCTGACCCCAACGGGCCTGTGCAGTGGGGCGGGGACGCCGACCGCAGCTGCTACCAGACTGTGCGCCAATACTGCCAGTCAGCCTGCACCTGCCAGATCGCCAACCCCTTGTCCTCCTGCGGCATCATGTAGGCAAGGGGGGGCACTGCAGGTATGACTCAACGTTGGCCCCCCAACACCACTCTTATCGTCTATAAGCTCGACCCTTTCTGCCAATTCcttccccctcacacacacatacagtaaataaatcCCTCCACAGATGTTATCTCTATATATTTAATAGCACAGATGGATGCTATGTGGGACTAATGGATGCTGGTGGTTCGATAAAtagtaaatacatgtattttatgTATGGACTGGAATCCTATTCACCCTCTCTTGTTTGGTTGGACGTGTTTGTCATTGACATCTCTTTACATGGGAATGCCAGGGGAGGTCTGTCCCCCCCAACCTCGGtgaataaagattaaataatgataaaaggAAACGCTGTGTGGCCTGGACTTGTTATACGTCAAACGAGCGATTACAGCTGAAGAATACTGCCTTTCCTTTctcttatatttattattattgaaatattTGTCTGGGGACAGTTAATGGATTAAAGAACGATTAGAAGATATGTTCTCCACAATTTTAAGGGGGTTTCCAGGGTTTTCTGAAAACTCTTTgaaatgcattaaaacacaatccatttatatacagtttataaaaGTTATTTCCTGAATTGGCTTTAATGCTTcacaaattaacattttcattgttttatgttaaatgtgAAGGTTTACATATTAtaaatcttttcatttctcattAGATTTTCTCCAAACCTGAAACAATTAATTGACCAAATAATTCACCAGTAACACCGGATGACTATATAATAAGTTATTCAAGCAAAAAAACCTTTATGTACATTTATAATTCATAGATTATTAACATTTAGTGAACATGGctgaaaaaatatacatttatattgttcTGAGTTGCACttttacaaaaacagacacaatttACCAATATAAAAAATGATGGCAGGTATACAGCATAGATAGAAGGTGGGCAATAAATTAACATGACAGATTGCTACATCACATGGGCcaaacaggaagtctgtgaaatCAGCGATCGTGCTCCGACAAGCTCATTCCACTGCAGAATCAGAACCAACAGGTCCAAACATCATGGCTGACACTGTAGTCCATTTTATACAGGCAaagtcttcctcctcctgaacAGCTGGCTGAGCCGTCGTCGGGCTGAGTTTTTCTCAGATGACTGCTGGCTGTGGAGATAAAAAATTCATCAGACGTAGCCGAGGCAAAGCAATGTGGAAAACATGAGGAAAGGACAAACTGTTCAAGAGGAACAAATCCACGGACTGAAAATGAACTCCCACCAGTGGCTCTGCATCCAATGTGGGCCTCTGCCATGTTTGAGCAGCACATTGGCTTAATCAGAGCATCGTGCATCACATGCGGTGAATAACGCTGCCTCCTCAGAGGAGGTTATAAATgcttaataaatattttacccCTTTATATCTCTCAGAAAAGGCTCCTCTCTTCTGAAAGAGGAAATTTTTATCCTCCAGTTCTTGtcagttttatttctctcctcaTTTGGAGACTCCTGAAAAGACACATTGAAATATTTGTGAAGCAAAATGATAGAAGATTGAGTGAAAGCCTAAAGTAAATTAACAGATTTCTTACAAAAATCAGTGTGACATAATATCTGCTGTTTGATTGATTGTATTTATAACAGATATGAAAAATGATATTTTGCATCAGAGTGCATGATACCTTCTGTAGATGCTCTTCCTCTAGCTTCTCCTGCAGGACATCTGTGCTCATGTGCTGCCCCCTGCAGTCTGACTTTATCTGTCCTGCACcaaccacacacatgcacaataacATGAACACATATTACACTTCTCTCTTCAGACATATGAATATACAAAAAATATCAGGTAGTGCATGGCTTACTTAAATGCAGCGATGTTAGCGTTGTGTCTGAAGCAGATCTCTGTCGAAAATGTCCATAAGGGTTCGTCTTAAACTGCTGGCCCTCACTGGAACTGTGTTCTTCATTTTCTACATGTTCATCCTCCTCAGCAGCTCCAGAGTCAGTGTGACAGCTGCCAGGAGCCTGAAAGACAATGTCTTCATGGTTTAATTCATTTCAACCCTCCAGCGGCAAGAAGACATCTCGTCCTCCCCCAGCTTGACAAGCCCACGTCATGTTCCTGAACCCAGCACCATGTG is part of the Paralichthys olivaceus isolate ysfri-2021 chromosome 18, ASM2471397v2, whole genome shotgun sequence genome and encodes:
- the rnf208 gene encoding RING finger protein 208, with protein sequence MSCLRRQPVTIPMDTVKIIQSEKFPRECPVPVTQPRYAPPPRVAWDGGGEGEIIVNQACSDLTLDIAVSPRPMVSTPAPVTRREQSFLAQRKTSANEICYHQFQYKMEDVIVNQYVLRSSSTSSSTSSSSTCSGPVMPCEPLDCPTCGHTYNFAGKRPRILSCLHSVCEECLQILYESCPKYKFISCPTCRRETVLFTDYGLAALAINTSILSRLPSDPNGPVQWGGDADRSCYQTVRQYCQSACTCQIANPLSSCGIM